The Pseudophryne corroboree isolate aPseCor3 chromosome 2, aPseCor3.hap2, whole genome shotgun sequence genome has a segment encoding these proteins:
- the BLACAT1 gene encoding bladder cancer associated transcript 1, producing the protein MRYPGHHPQCQHSMPQFTFACFCGLHGFCKMKPKKDEPQVEQETSV; encoded by the coding sequence GTACCCGGGACATCACCCTCAGTGCCAACATTCCATGCCTCAGTTTACCTTTGCGTGTTTCTGCGGTCTTCATGGGTTCTGCAAAATGAAACCAAAGAAAGATGAACCGCAAGTCGAACAAGAGACGTCAGTATGA